ATTATCATTATAGGCCCGAGCACCTAAGACTAAGCCTGCCGAATAAGTTTCCAGGCGGTGGCAATCAAGGGCAATGTTAGCCATCCCTTCTAGTACTCTAACATTGGCATACCAAAAAAGCCAAAGACCAAAAAGAGTTAGATATAATAAATAGCGCCAGCAGCTCCATTTTTTTCTCATAAAAAAGCAGTAAAAATTACTTTTTAAAAAACCCGATGCGGACAAATTTTATTATAATCACAAAAAGAGCAGACCGGTCCTGGAGTGGGCGGAAATTTCCCCTCGCTAATAGCCGTCATTTTAGCCAACGACTCTTGGCGTACCTTGTTTAAGAATTCCGGCTTCACCGTAAAAGATAGATGCTTCGGCCCCTCAAGATAATAGTAAGTCAGGCGACTAACCTTAACCCCAAAGAGATCTTCTAGAACTAATTGATAGAGACTGAGCTGGGTTTTACTATCAGTCGGCAAAGTCTCTTTAACGGTACCCGTTTTATAATCGATTATTTCCAGTGTGCCATCGGGCAAACGATCAACGCGGTCAATCGTCCCCCTGATAACGCGTCCACCCAACTTATAAGTAAACTTCTTTTCTAAATAAAGAATTGTTGACTCCCCTTGCTCCTGCCAATCTTTCCAAAAATTACGTAAACAGCTGAGGCCGCGCTCATAGTAAGCCTGACGTTCCTCCGGACTGCGATATCCCTCCTCCGCCCAATAATAATTGTAAATCTTTTTTAAATTTTCCTCCGTTAGCTCTTGCTCAGCCCCTTTAACAAATAGCGAGCCCTGTTCCGTCTCCTCTAAAGGTTTAAGAAAGCGATAAAGAGTACTGTGAATCAGTTGCCCAAAAATCAGATTAGCGTGATCAACATCGGTCGGAATTCTTAAAATATTGGCAAATTTATATTTTAGCGGACACGCGGAATAAGCCTCCAATTGCGAAAAAGAGAAATGGCTAGGCAAAGCTAGTTTTGAAAAAGTCTCGGAATTGTTAGCTAAATTGTCTAAATCATGAACCAACTCTAAATTTTGAACCGTCGTCGTGCCTACCTCTTGAACCGTCAACCCCATCTCTTCAATAAATACTGACGGCTTTTTCTTAAGTTTACCCCCGTAGTCTTGAGCGCCGGTTAGAAAGAGTTGATCTTTGGCCCTGGTAGCGGCGACATAAAATAAGCGCCGCTCCTCCTCAAGATGAGAATCGCCGGACGTAACCAAAGTTTTACTTAATAACTCTTCGGGCAAGGCAATCTTTTCCGACCGATTAATGGTAGGAAAACGCTTATCCACCAAGGTCACCACAAAGACATATTTAAATTCTAAACCTTTAGCCGAATGGATAGTCATTACTTTAACGGTGTCGTTATCAGCAAATTCTAAGCGCAAAGAACCGCTTTGCCCGGCTTCTAATTCCAAATCCATAAGCGCCACAAAATCTCGTAATTGAGGGCTAACCGCATCTTTCTCAAAGTTTTTAATTTTTTGGTAAAACTGATTAAGATAAGAAAAAGTTTCGGCATCACGATCAAAATCTAAATCAGTTAACAGGCCGGAATCATTTAAAAAATGAAGGAGCAGGCGGCTCGGCTCCATATCACTCACCCGCGCCGAATTATCTTTGATTAATTTAAGTAGGCGGGTAATCGCCGCTTGTGAATCAGGACTTAAGTCGGGGATGCTGCCCGCCTGATTTAAGGTTTCAAAAACTGACCACGCGTGCTTCCGCGCCACTTTATTGATGGCAATTAAATCTAGATAGGCAACTTTAAACTGCGGCAAATTCAACAAGCGATAAAGTGAGGCTGAATCGTGAAAATTATTTAACAAGCGCAAGTAGGATAAGCAATCCAAAATTATCGTCTTAAAATAAAGCCCTCGCAAAGAAACGAATTGGTGCGGAATATTCTGCCGGACCAATTCTTTGACATAAGCATCCGCCATATTATTGGCACGAATTAAAATGGCGCAATCGGTCCAATCAGCCAGACCCTGGTCGTGTAAATTTTGGATTTTATCAACGACATAGGCGACCTCATCTTCCGCTCGCAAAAATTGCTGATAACTGACAGCCGGGACCGTCAAGTCAGAAAAATCGGCGCGGGCATGCAGCTGCTTATCAAGTTTTAACTTTTCTTCCAGGCGGTAAGGGTTATTATTTTGGATGAAGCGGTAGGCATAATCTAAAATCTCTTGGCGGGAACGATAATTGTCTGTAAGCACCAACTCTTTAGCTTCCGGAAAATCATCCTTAAATTGTAAAATATTAGAAATAGAGGCACCACGAAATTTATAAATTGACTGATCATCATCGCCGACGACCGTTAAATTATTATTAGGCAGGGCCAATAATTTGACCAGCTCGTATTGGGCCCCATTGGTATCTTGAAACTCATCAACCATAATCTGTCGGAACTGTTTTTGATAATGGGCCAAAATCTGGGGGCGCTCTTTAAAAAGTTTTAGCGTGTAAACAATTAAATCACCGAAGTCTAAATAACTATTTTCCAAAAGTAGCTGGTTATAAGTCTGGTAAGCGCCCGCTAATTCTTCTTGGCGCAATTTTTCATCGGCAGCTAAATCCGGATTCGTACCAGCAACAGCGAGATAAGCGGCGGGAGAAATATTTTCATCCTTGAGCCGAGAAAAATGCTTTAGCAACTCAGAAATAAATTTAGTCGGATTGCCTAAAGGGCGATAATAATTTAACTTAAAGCGCTCTAAATTATTGCGCACTAAAATCCATTGCTCCGTTTCATCAATCATTTTAAAATCTGCCGGCAAGCCAATATCTAAAGCGTGTTCCCGAAGGATTCGCTCGCCAAAACTATGGAAAGTGTGAATCCATAAATCTAAATAGCCATAAGGCAGAGCTTTATCCGCCCGTTCCTCGAGTTCGCCGGCCGCTTTTTCCGTAAAAGTTAGCAGTAGTAAACTATTGCTAGAGTATTTTTGATTAAGTAGTAAGTGAACGAGCCGGGCAATTAACAAAGTGGTTTTACCGGTGCCCGCACCTGCGACCACCAAAAGCGGACCATCTTCATGAGAAATGGCAATCTGTTGGGTTTCGTTAAGTTTTTTTAAAATGTCGTCACTCATTTTTAAAATTTTAAGATTTTTTTAAGATTATTTATTTTAGTTTTGCTGGCGGGGCCAATTAAAGCGAAATTAAGGTTGCTGTCCTTAAAAATATTGCGAGCGACGCGACGCAAATCGGCAGCCTGGACCGCTTCAATCTTTTTTAAATATTCTTCTGGTGTTCTAAGTGGTCGTTTCATCGCCGCCTGTCCGCCATACCAATTAGCTAAAGAGTCTGAAGACTCGAGTGAGATAGCCAGGCGCCCTTTATACATATCTTTAGTTCGCTGTAACTCCGATTCCGGGACCAATTCACTTGTCAGGCGGTGGTAATTATCTAAAATCACGGCAATAGCTTCCTCTTCTTTCCCGAGTCTGATTCCCGCCGTGGTCGCTAGATAACCAGTATCGGTATAAAATTCGGCACTGGTGCGCACAGAGTAAGCTAAGCCGCGCCGCTCTCTGATCTCGCTAAATAGACGCGAACTCATCGATCCGCCCAAAATAGTCGCCAACAACTTCAGAGCAATTTCATCTTTATGGCTGGCCGAAAAAGCGCGCACCCCTAAAGAAAGCGTGCTTTGGTCAGTTTTTTTATATTTAGTTAATAACTGGGGTGCCTTTTGGGCTTCTTTGACTTTGACCTTATCCCGCCAATCATTTTTAGGAAAAGCAGAAAAATATTTTTTTACTAAGCGAGAATAATCTTTCGGTAGCCGACCAGCGACCACTAAAGTGCTGCTACTGGCCCCATATTGACGCTTAAAGTAACGAAGAAAATCCGCTCGTTTAAAAAGTTTAACATTATCAGGAGTGCCACCGATGTCGCGACCAGCCGGGCTATCACCGTAAAGACAGCTTTCTAGTAAATCATCAATTTTAAAAAGCGGGTTGTCCTCATACATATTTAACTCCTCCACAATTACACCCTTCTCTCTCTCAATATCTTCTGCCCGAAAGCGAGAATTTAACAGCATCTCCGACACTAAATCTAAAGCGTTTTCCAATTTATTGGCGGCCACCTTAACCCAATAACCAGTATATTCCTTAGAAGTAAAAGCATTATACTCCGAGCCAATTTGATCTAGAGCGGCCGCCAAAGTCCGGGCATCAGGATAACGTTCCGTCCCTTTAAAAAAGAGATGCTCTAAAAAATGGGAGAGGCCATTCTCTTTTTTGCTTTCATATTTAGAGCCGGTCCTAACCATCAGTAACACGGTGACGGTTTTAGTGCCCATTACCGGAACGGCGATAATCGGTAGAGAATTATTTAAAACTTGCTGATTATAAGTTGACATAAAATTTAATTCCTTAAGTCCTTTAAATTTAACACACCTCTGATATAATTAAAACTAGCCAGAGTTTAAGATTCCTGGCTTAAGTTTATTTTCTATGTCTAACTACAAACTTAAAGACCATGATCTAGTAACGGGAGAAGGCCGCGCCTACACCCTCAGGGTTAGAGACTTGGCGGATCAGGACAAGCCGCGTGAAAAATTGATAAACCAAGGCATCAGCGAGCTCTCATCAGCCGAATTGCTGGCGATAATCTTAAACAGCGGAGATAAAAAAGAAGGCGTTTTAGAATTAAGTCACCGCCTTTTAAAAGAATATGGCTCGACCGGACTAATCTCGCAAACTAATCCCGAAAAATTAGCCGCTGACGCCAAGGTTTCCTTAGTAAAAGCTTGCCAAATTGTGGCCTGTTTTGAATTGGGCCGCCGCTTTTTCCAGAAAAAACCGCATGGATCAGTGACTATCCGCACCAGCCAACAGGCTTTTAATCATCTTAAAGAAATGGGCGCTCTAAAAAAAGAAAACTTTCGCGGCCTTTACTTAAATAGTCACTATCAGTTAGTTCATGACGAAGTTATTTCAATTGGCACTTTAACCTCTGGCTTGGTTCATCCTCGCGAAGTCTTTCGACCAGCTCTAGAGTATGGCGCTGTTGCCGTCATTGTCGCTCATAACCACCCTTCCGGGAGATTAGAGGCGACAACCGCCGATAAAGAAACTACCAGCCAACTAAAGCAAGCCGGTGAGGTCTTGGGAATTGATTTTCTTGACCATTTAATTATTGCTAAAAATAAATTTGTTAGCTTAATAAGTTAATGTCTTTTTATCATTTAAAAAAATATCCTTCTCTATTTATTAACGATCAGGAGAGTGTTAATTTTCA
This window of the Candidatus Parcubacteria bacterium genome carries:
- a CDS encoding ATP-dependent DNA helicase (Derived by automated computational analysis using gene prediction method: Protein Homology. GO_function: GO:0003677 - DNA binding [Evidence IEA]; GO_function: GO:0004386 - helicase activity [Evidence IEA]; GO_function: GO:0004519 - endonuclease activity [Evidence IEA]; GO_function: GO:0005524 - ATP binding [Evidence IEA]; GO_function: GO:0016887 - ATP hydrolysis activity [Evidence IEA]), which produces MSDDILKKLNETQQIAISHEDGPLLVVAGAGTGKTTLLIARLVHLLLNQKYSSNSLLLLTFTEKAAGELEERADKALPYGYLDLWIHTFHSFGERILREHALDIGLPADFKMIDETEQWILVRNNLERFKLNYYRPLGNPTKFISELLKHFSRLKDENISPAAYLAVAGTNPDLAADEKLRQEELAGAYQTYNQLLLENSYLDFGDLIVYTLKLFKERPQILAHYQKQFRQIMVDEFQDTNGAQYELVKLLALPNNNLTVVGDDDQSIYKFRGASISNILQFKDDFPEAKELVLTDNYRSRQEILDYAYRFIQNNNPYRLEEKLKLDKQLHARADFSDLTVPAVSYQQFLRAEDEVAYVVDKIQNLHDQGLADWTDCAILIRANNMADAYVKELVRQNIPHQFVSLRGLYFKTIILDCLSYLRLLNNFHDSASLYRLLNLPQFKVAYLDLIAINKVARKHAWSVFETLNQAGSIPDLSPDSQAAITRLLKLIKDNSARVSDMEPSRLLLHFLNDSGLLTDLDFDRDAETFSYLNQFYQKIKNFEKDAVSPQLRDFVALMDLELEAGQSGSLRLEFADNDTVKVMTIHSAKGLEFKYVFVVTLVDKRFPTINRSEKIALPEELLSKTLVTSGDSHLEEERRLFYVAATRAKDQLFLTGAQDYGGKLKKKPSVFIEEMGLTVQEVGTTTVQNLELVHDLDNLANNSETFSKLALPSHFSFSQLEAYSACPLKYKFANILRIPTDVDHANLIFGQLIHSTLYRFLKPLEETEQGSLFVKGAEQELTEENLKKIYNYYWAEEGYRSPEERQAYYERGLSCLRNFWKDWQEQGESTILYLEKKFTYKLGGRVIRGTIDRVDRLPDGTLEIIDYKTGTVKETLPTDSKTQLSLYQLVLEDLFGVKVSRLTYYYLEGPKHLSFTVKPEFLNKVRQESLAKMTAISEGKFPPTPGPVCSFCDYNKICPHRVF
- a CDS encoding pitrilysin family protein (Derived by automated computational analysis using gene prediction method: Protein Homology. GO_function: GO:0046872 - metal ion binding [Evidence IEA]); this encodes MSTYNQQVLNNSLPIIAVPVMGTKTVTVLLMVRTGSKYESKKENGLSHFLEHLFFKGTERYPDARTLAAALDQIGSEYNAFTSKEYTGYWVKVAANKLENALDLVSEMLLNSRFRAEDIEREKGVIVEELNMYEDNPLFKIDDLLESCLYGDSPAGRDIGGTPDNVKLFKRADFLRYFKRQYGASSSTLVVAGRLPKDYSRLVKKYFSAFPKNDWRDKVKVKEAQKAPQLLTKYKKTDQSTLSLGVRAFSASHKDEIALKLLATILGGSMSSRLFSEIRERRGLAYSVRTSAEFYTDTGYLATTAGIRLGKEEEAIAVILDNYHRLTSELVPESELQRTKDMYKGRLAISLESSDSLANWYGGQAAMKRPLRTPEEYLKKIEAVQAADLRRVARNIFKDSNLNFALIGPASKTKINNLKKILKF
- the radC gene encoding DNA repair protein RadC (Derived by automated computational analysis using gene prediction method: Protein Homology. GO_function: GO:0003677 - DNA binding [Evidence IEA]; GO_process: GO:0006281 - DNA repair [Evidence IEA]); the protein is MSNYKLKDHDLVTGEGRAYTLRVRDLADQDKPREKLINQGISELSSAELLAIILNSGDKKEGVLELSHRLLKEYGSTGLISQTNPEKLAADAKVSLVKACQIVACFELGRRFFQKKPHGSVTIRTSQQAFNHLKEMGALKKENFRGLYLNSHYQLVHDEVISIGTLTSGLVHPREVFRPALEYGAVAVIVAHNHPSGRLEATTADKETTSQLKQAGEVLGIDFLDHLIIAKNKFVSLIS